A region from the Mucilaginibacter sp. CSA2-8R genome encodes:
- a CDS encoding YpdA family putative bacillithiol disulfide reductase gives MLDLIIIGGGPIGLTCGLAAQKAGLSFLILEKGTLVNSLYNYPSTMTFFSTSEKLEIGGYPFATTHTKPNRADALEYYRRVSLANNLPLQLFEEVKSVERKEDNYTIMSNKGTYEAKNIVVATGFYDISVNLDIPGEDLPKVKHYYQDPHFYTLQKVVVVGASNSSVDVALETYRKGAEVTMVVRGSEISSRVKYWVKPDILNRIEEGSIKAHFNSNLKAIREHEVDIETPDGLITIANDFVMAMTGYKPNFNFLQKMGINLSDDGKYIPQYNPKTMETNLPGVYLAGVVCGGMDTHLWFIENSRVHAEMILNDITAKRK, from the coding sequence ATGCTCGATTTGATTATTATTGGCGGAGGCCCTATTGGGTTAACTTGCGGACTGGCTGCTCAAAAAGCCGGCTTAAGCTTTCTTATTTTAGAAAAAGGCACGCTGGTTAACTCATTATATAACTACCCGTCTACCATGACCTTTTTTTCTACTTCAGAAAAATTGGAGATTGGCGGCTACCCATTTGCTACTACCCACACTAAACCCAACCGTGCCGACGCCTTAGAATATTATCGTCGTGTATCGCTGGCTAATAACCTCCCTTTGCAACTATTTGAAGAAGTTAAGTCAGTTGAGAGAAAAGAAGATAACTACACTATAATGAGCAACAAAGGCACCTACGAAGCTAAAAACATCGTTGTGGCTACCGGCTTTTACGACATATCAGTAAACTTGGACATCCCGGGCGAAGATTTGCCTAAAGTGAAACACTACTACCAGGATCCGCACTTTTATACTTTGCAAAAGGTAGTGGTAGTAGGAGCCAGTAATTCATCGGTTGATGTGGCGCTCGAAACTTACCGCAAAGGTGCTGAAGTAACTATGGTGGTTCGAGGCAGCGAGATTAGCAGCCGCGTAAAATATTGGGTAAAGCCAGACATTTTAAACCGTATTGAAGAAGGCAGTATTAAAGCCCACTTTAACTCCAATCTAAAAGCCATACGCGAGCACGAAGTAGATATTGAAACACCCGACGGACTGATTACCATTGCCAATGATTTTGTAATGGCCATGACGGGTTACAAACCCAACTTTAACTTTTTACAAAAAATGGGTATTAATCTTTCTGACGATGGCAAGTACATTCCGCAATACAACCCCAAAACGATGGAAACCAACCTACCGGGCGTTTACCTGGCCGGCGTAGTTTGCGGAGGCATGGATACGCATTTATGGTTTATAGAAAACTCACGCGTACATGCCGAAATGATACTAAATGATATTACCGCCAAACGCAAATAA
- a CDS encoding GNAT family N-acetyltransferase codes for MHIQESINGNEGRFYIQQDDELTGEVLFTKHNNHEIEIYHTEVAEKEQGHHVGEQLIEHAVDYARQNQLKITPSCTFAKAVFARNKSYQDVLA; via the coding sequence ATGCATATACAAGAAAGCATTAACGGTAACGAAGGCCGTTTTTACATACAGCAAGATGACGAGTTAACCGGCGAAGTGCTTTTTACGAAGCACAATAATCATGAAATAGAAATTTATCATACCGAAGTAGCCGAAAAAGAACAAGGCCACCATGTGGGTGAACAATTAATTGAACACGCCGTGGATTACGCGAGGCAAAATCAGTTAAAGATAACTCCATCTTGTACCTTTGCCAAAGCCGTATTTGCCCGTAATAAAAGCTATCAGGACGTACTGGCTTAA
- a CDS encoding 2'-5' RNA ligase family protein: protein MNKDYLFVIPPSDAVYLQVSRYKSKVAEIIGDYDGMNSKAHITVQNIAKKDPLEVEVALQTIKKRMSELPCISIGVNGFNYFQHGETMTIYAAIKGSYQIDNWFHSLKKCFGKCTLTVPHITVARSLSIDKFLKLWPKFRQLTYQDTFSADKVLVFEKNTIADGKGYALIDIIYFKNEQNAVRLT from the coding sequence ATGAACAAGGATTATTTATTTGTGATACCGCCGTCTGACGCTGTTTATTTACAGGTGAGTCGTTACAAGAGTAAAGTAGCTGAGATTATAGGTGATTACGACGGCATGAATTCAAAAGCACATATAACAGTGCAGAATATTGCTAAAAAGGACCCATTAGAGGTTGAAGTAGCTCTGCAAACTATCAAAAAAAGAATGTCAGAATTACCGTGTATTAGCATAGGTGTCAACGGCTTTAATTATTTCCAGCATGGAGAAACCATGACCATTTATGCAGCAATTAAAGGCTCATACCAGATTGATAACTGGTTTCATTCCTTAAAAAAATGCTTCGGAAAATGTACACTGACAGTCCCGCATATTACTGTAGCAAGAAGTCTATCTATTGACAAATTTTTGAAGCTGTGGCCAAAATTCAGACAGCTTACTTATCAAGACACTTTTAGTGCAGATAAAGTACTGGTATTTGAAAAAAACACTATTGCAGATGGTAAAGGTTATGCATTAATTGACATTATCTACTTTAAAAACGAACAAAATGCAGTTCGGTTAACCTAA
- the dinB gene encoding DNA polymerase IV, with product MEFKRHIVHIDLDSFFVSVERRINPDLIGKPVIIGGSKDRGVVASCSYEARQYGIHSAMPSAKAYKLCPHAIFLHGSHGRYSEASREVTQIIHNSVPLYQKTSIDEFYIDLTGMDRFYDPYQLATDLRQQVITETGLPISFGMASSKTVAKMATNQAKPNGQLRIEHGREKEFMAPLNISKIPMLGEKTCEKLYQYGVEKIGDLQKCNLRFLESVFGRAGKYIWEKAQGIDYSEIVPHSERKSISTEHTFHQDTADQRTLETMLVSMTEELAFKLRSENKLASCLAIKIRFNNFETHTLQEKIALTSAEHILIPGIKNLLKRAWNQHRPIRLIGVKLSQLCSGSYQINLFEDNEEQIKLYKAMDNINFKFGNKTVCRAAGMEIGQRNFNPFQAE from the coding sequence GTGGAATTTAAACGGCACATTGTACACATCGATCTCGATTCATTCTTTGTTTCGGTTGAACGTCGAATTAATCCGGATTTAATTGGCAAACCGGTCATTATTGGCGGATCAAAAGACAGGGGAGTAGTAGCATCGTGCAGTTATGAAGCACGGCAGTATGGTATACATTCGGCCATGCCAAGTGCAAAGGCTTACAAACTTTGTCCACACGCCATATTTTTACATGGCAGCCATGGCCGGTATTCAGAGGCATCACGCGAGGTTACCCAAATCATTCATAATTCGGTACCTCTATATCAGAAAACCTCAATAGACGAGTTTTATATTGATTTAACCGGAATGGATCGTTTTTACGACCCTTACCAATTAGCGACAGACTTAAGGCAGCAGGTTATTACAGAAACGGGCCTGCCTATATCATTTGGGATGGCTTCCAGCAAAACGGTAGCTAAAATGGCGACTAACCAAGCCAAACCCAATGGGCAACTCCGAATTGAACATGGACGTGAAAAGGAATTTATGGCTCCGCTAAACATCAGCAAAATACCCATGCTGGGCGAAAAAACCTGCGAAAAGCTTTACCAATACGGTGTAGAAAAAATAGGTGACCTGCAAAAGTGTAACCTGCGTTTTTTAGAAAGTGTATTTGGCCGGGCAGGCAAATATATTTGGGAAAAGGCCCAAGGCATCGACTACAGTGAAATTGTTCCGCATAGCGAGCGCAAGTCTATTTCTACCGAACATACTTTTCATCAGGATACCGCTGATCAGCGCACACTGGAAACCATGTTGGTATCCATGACCGAAGAATTGGCGTTTAAGCTGCGCAGCGAAAACAAGCTGGCATCATGCCTGGCCATCAAAATCAGGTTCAATAACTTTGAGACGCATACCCTACAAGAGAAAATTGCGTTAACATCTGCCGAACACATACTAATACCCGGCATCAAAAACCTGCTCAAACGGGCCTGGAATCAGCATCGGCCTATCCGGCTGATCGGTGTTAAGCTAAGCCAGCTATGCAGTGGCAGTTACCAGATTAATTTGTTTGAAGATAACGAAGAGCAGATTAAACTATACAAGGCGATGGATAATATCAACTTCAAGTTCGGCAATAAAACCGTTTGCCGAGCCGCGGGTATGGAAATAGGCCAGCGCAATTTTAACCCTTTTCAGGCAGAGTGA
- a CDS encoding L-dopachrome tautomerase-related protein translates to MKRFFIYLTNMMAVTWMVFAAQPGHAQAPKLQQVYADKTYQFTGVAISAKNRLFVTYPRWSSIYKYAVVEVMPDGTAKPFPDAAMNSWQPGQDGMNKWVCVQTAYVDDNDYLYIVDPAAPMLAKVVDNSAKVVKFNLNTNKIEKVYRFTGTIDNSSYINDIRVDTEKQMAYLTNSGTGGIVILDLKTGKSRQVLQSHKSVKPDPNYKFVIDGHQLMKQGQPAVFNSDGIALSPDRAWLYYKSINDKKLYRIKTASLLDEKLTPQQLGGEVKYLGEIASTDAMIFDKKGNLYFGDMVNYRMIQITPNLKAHTWFKSSSLIWPDTYSISKDNFLYITTSQIQKQPDFNNGVNKRTEPYRVFKVKLP, encoded by the coding sequence ATGAAAAGATTCTTCATCTACCTTACTAATATGATGGCAGTTACCTGGATGGTATTTGCTGCGCAACCTGGACATGCTCAGGCCCCTAAACTGCAACAGGTTTATGCCGACAAAACATATCAGTTTACCGGCGTTGCTATATCAGCCAAAAATCGTTTGTTTGTTACTTACCCGCGCTGGTCGTCTATTTATAAATATGCAGTGGTAGAGGTAATGCCCGATGGCACTGCAAAACCCTTCCCTGATGCGGCCATGAATAGCTGGCAACCCGGACAAGACGGCATGAATAAATGGGTTTGTGTGCAAACGGCTTACGTTGATGATAACGATTATCTATACATTGTTGACCCCGCCGCACCAATGCTGGCCAAAGTAGTGGATAATAGCGCCAAAGTGGTTAAATTTAACCTTAACACTAATAAAATTGAAAAAGTATATCGCTTTACCGGCACTATTGATAACAGCAGTTATATAAACGACATTAGGGTAGATACTGAAAAGCAGATGGCCTATCTTACTAATTCAGGTACTGGTGGCATTGTCATTCTTGATTTAAAAACAGGCAAATCGCGCCAGGTATTGCAAAGCCACAAATCGGTTAAACCCGACCCCAATTATAAATTTGTGATTGATGGTCATCAACTGATGAAACAAGGCCAGCCTGCAGTGTTTAACTCGGATGGTATTGCCCTAAGCCCAGACCGTGCCTGGTTATACTACAAATCTATCAATGATAAAAAGTTGTACCGCATCAAAACCGCATCACTGTTAGATGAGAAACTTACCCCGCAACAATTAGGCGGCGAAGTAAAATACCTGGGCGAAATTGCCAGCACCGATGCCATGATTTTTGATAAAAAGGGCAACTTATATTTTGGCGATATGGTAAACTATCGCATGATACAGATTACGCCCAATTTAAAAGCTCATACGTGGTTTAAAAGTTCAAGTCTGATTTGGCCAGACACCTATTCTATCTCTAAAGATAACTTTTTATACATCACCACGTCCCAAATTCAAAAGCAACCCGACTTTAACAACGGCGTTAACAAGCGCACTGAACCTTACAGAGTGTTCAAAGTGAAATTACCATAA